AGCCGGCTTCGCGAGCGCTCCAGCCGTAGTCGAGGGGCGATCCGGCCTCCGACGCGCAGGTCGAGGCTGGCCGAACGGGTCAGCCACCGGTTAAGTTCCGACGGATCGGTCAGCGCCCGCCAAATCCGTTCGCGTGAGGCGTTGACGAGAATCTGCTTGCGGACCATCAACTTCTGCAGGCTCAACGCTTCTCATCCTCCTCGGGCGTTTCGACGTGTCGTTTCAGGCTCTCCAGGCGCAGAGCGAGGATGGTTTCCCACTCCCGCCGCATCTGCTCATAGGCCGCTTTCGCCGCGTCGTGGTCCAGCCGGTAGTAACACCACCTTCCGCTGCGCCGTTCCCGTATGAGGCCCGCCCGTTTGAGCACGCGAAGGTGCTTCACGATGGCCGGCTGCGACATGGCGAAGTGTCGTACGATGTCGGCCTGCGTCAGTTCGCCGAAAGCCAGCAGCCGCAGGATCCGCCGGCGGGTCTTGTCGGACAGGGCACTCACGTAAGATGCTACCGAAAGGGCATTGGCTCGTCTCTGGCGGCGCATCGACCCCCTATCCATCATCGCCGACCGTTGCAGTACACGGAGGCTCTCCCGGCGATTCGGCTCGTCTGGGAGGCGCTCAACTACCCGTGCGCCGAGCGCCTGCATCCCGTGTTGCCTTCGATGGCCGAGCAGTTGGCGGCGCATGGGGTGCTGTACCTCGACGACGGAACGCTGGATCGGGTGGGATGTCGCGGCCATGGTGCCGCCGCCTCGCCACCGACCGCAAAGCGGCTTCCCATCCCGTTCGAAGACGCCGCCCGCATCCTGGCCGCCTTCCGGGGTACCCGGTGGTTTCCCCTCGTGGCGGTGGCTTACGCTACCGGCCTCCGCCAGGGGGAACTGTTGGGACTGAGGTGGCAGGACATCGACTGGCCCAACCACATCTTCTGGATACGCCCAGCACTTAAAAAGCCAGGAAACCACCCGATCTTCGGGCGCCGGAAAGACCGCGAGGCGTGCCGGTGACCGTTCAGGAGAACGTCTTGGCGATCCTGCGGGAGCACCAGCAACGCCAGGACGGAGAACGGGGCCAGCTCAAAGAAGACTGGGGCCTCGTGTTGACCGCCCGCGACGGCTCACCGGTGGACGCCAGCGACTTCCTGGACGACGTGTGGTATCCGCCCCTCAAGGTCCTTGGGCTGCCGAACGTCTTCCACCAGCTGCGCCACACCAGTGTGAGCTACCTCCTTGGTGGCGAGGACCCTATTTTGCTGGCGGCTGTGGCGAAGCATGGAGGCTGGTCCGACACGCCCTTCGGCATTACACCCATGCCATCACAGAGGACGACCGACGTGGTGCAGACAAGGCGGCAAGGCTACTGTCCGACGCGCTGGCCATGGGCGAGAAGCTGGCGCAGGAGCGAGGCGACAGCGTGGTTCGCGCAGATGTTCGCGCGCCCGAGGGTTCTGAATCGTGCGAAGCCTTGTCCTGGCTGGTGCCGCCGGAGGGAGTCGAACCCACAACCCGCGGATTAAAAGTCCGCTGCGCTACCGTTGCGCCACGGCGGCCCACCGGGATTATACGAACGTATCATCGATGCGTCAACCGCTGGACCGCTGTACGCCCTCGGCCCACCTCGGCCACCACTCGCTCCATTCCGAGGGCCGGAAGGGCATGTACAGGGCCACCCGGTCGAGCATTCCCCCATAGCGTTCCACGATGCGCCCGGCAAG
The sequence above is drawn from the Bacillota bacterium genome and encodes:
- a CDS encoding SRPBCC domain-containing protein — translated: MSLQKLMVRKQILVNASRERIWRALTDPSELNRWLTRSASLDLRVGGRIAPRLRLERSRSRL
- a CDS encoding metalloregulator ArsR/SmtB family transcription factor, which translates into the protein MRRQRRANALSVASYVSALSDKTRRRILRLLAFGELTQADIVRHFAMSQPAIVKHLRVLKRAGLIRERRSGRWCYYRLDHDAAKAAYEQMRREWETILALRLESLKRHVETPEEDEKR
- a CDS encoding tyrosine-type recombinase/integrase is translated as MQYTEALPAIRLVWEALNYPCAERLHPVLPSMAEQLAAHGVLYLDDGTLDRVGCRGHGAAASPPTAKRLPIPFEDAARILAAFRGTRWFPLVAVAYATGLRQGELLGLRWQDIDWPNHIFWIRPALKKPGNHPIFGRRKDREACR